The Athene noctua chromosome 23, bAthNoc1.hap1.1, whole genome shotgun sequence genome window below encodes:
- the CSRP1 gene encoding cysteine and glycine-rich protein 1, with product MPNWGGGKKCGVCQKAVYFAEEVQCEGSSFHKSCFLCMVCKKNLDSTTVAVHGEEIYCKSCYGKKYGPKGYGYGQGAGTLSTDKGESLGIKYEEGQPHRPTNPNASRMAQKVGGADGCPRCGQAVYAAEKVIGAGKSWHKSCFRCAKCGKSLESTTLADKDGEIYCKGCYAKNFGPKGFGFGQGAGALVHSQ from the exons ATGCCAAactggggaggaggaaagaagtgTGGCGTCTGCCAGAAGGCAGTGTACTTTGCTGAGGAGGTGCAATGTGAAGGCAGCAGCTTCCACAAGTCCTGCTTCTTGTGCA TGGTCTGTAAGAAGAACCTGGACAGCACCACCGTTGCTGTGCATGGAGAGGAGATCTACTGCAAGTCCTGCTACGGCAAGAAGTACGGTCCCAAGGGCTATGGATacgggcagggagcagggaccCTGAGCACTGACAAGGGAGAGTCTCTGGGAATCAAATATGAAGA GGGCCAGCCCCACCGACCCACCAACCCTAATGCTTCCAGAATGGCCCAGAAGGTCGGAGGTGCTGATGGGTGCCCTCGCTGTGGGCAGGCAGTGTATGCAGCCGAGAAGGTGATTGGAGCTGGAAAG TCCTGGCACAAGTCCTGCTTCCGCTGTGCCAAGTGTGGCAAAAGCCTGGAGTCCACCACCCTGGCAGACAAAGACGGGGAGATCTACTGCAAAG GTTGCTACGCCAAGAACTTTGGTCCCAAGGGCTTTGGCTTTGGGCAAGGTGCCGGCGCGCTCGTCCACTCGCAGTGA